From one Lotus japonicus ecotype B-129 chromosome 3, LjGifu_v1.2 genomic stretch:
- the LOC130746629 gene encoding uncharacterized protein LOC130746629 isoform X1: MKGKVVLPFLSKPPLLLYNLVHGIDLRSKHFKDNIRAYNSMFAFTSIGGKVESAVNNGGGPPQFVLSGQNYHRIGTLLPDSGSAPKFAQLYIYDTQNEISNRMEPFLSGRNGDNLDMSLVDDLKQMIDEHNMLAKSFRKVRDHIMSNESSTFALRLFRKRGKDPITYNLPTCDEIAALIVGDFDSIEVGRDIIVKKNGVLSRIHETHTSFIPLQYPLIFHYGEDGWQEDIPLSGISATSSSRLKPRVTLRDFISFRIQERDMEHGNVVLGRRLFQQFLVDCFTMIESQRLSFIRNNQKIIRADFLNGLEEAMTRGETDPGSLGKRIVLPSSFMGGRRYMFDCCQNAMAICKRYGYPDLFITVTCNSTWKEIDRFVRARNVRADERPDVCCRVFRMKLHHLMVTLKSGEIFGSVDAGMYTIEFQKRGLPHAHILLWLSKENKVVTTLDIDKCISAEIPDPNLYPKLNKVVSTYMLHGPCGYGFQKSPCMVYGKCSKFFPKKFQESTIIDEDGYPIYKRRDTGVYVEKKGIRMDNSYVVPYNPQLLMLYNGHINVEYCNKSNAIKYLFKYVSKGPDRVNVEICNEKEDGVEPELKDEIKQYYDCRYLTPCEAVWRTFKYYIHVKWPAVLKVTFHLQDNQSICFKDDDNLQYIVEKAVEKDTMFLAWMRANAQFDEGKALTYAEFPSYFVYNEDSHTWHPRKKIYSIGRLQYIPHGVGELYYLRILLTRQKGCTTWESIRTIEDVVYPSFHDACYALGLLADDREFIDAIVEANDLASGNQLRKFFVMLLTTNTMSKPDFVWEKSWFLLSNGIVYERRKKLCIPDLHINDEDLKNLCLIELEKLLHLNGKSLKDYPCIPFLVLFDECQYENKFVADELNYDKSQMTILHTSLMKSLNIEQHKIYNIIMKAVLSDSGGMYFLYGFGGTGKTYLWNTLSAAIRAQGLIVLNVASSGIASLLLPGGRTAHSRFSIPISINDCSTCNVVQGSLKAELLQQTSLIIWDEAPMSNRFCFEVLDRTLNDLMKSHSRLYNEKPFGGKVVVLGGDFRQILPVIPKGSRCEIVNATINSSYLWKQCCVLRLTKNMRLTTSQSAHENLEIKKFADWLLDIGDGKLNRSSDGESTIEIPKDLLILESENPIQSLIDFSYPFMLDNLERKNYKFFEERAILAPTLESVEVVNNEMLCKIPGCVKEYLSCDSTCKSDEDSEIEAEWFTSEFLNNIKCSGIPNHKLLLKVGVPIMLLRNIDQAGGLCNGTRMVVKGLGKNVIVANVVSGKQLGEKVLISRMDLVPTDSGSPFKFVRRQFPISLCFAMTINKSQGQILSHVGLYLPKPVFTHGQLYVALSRVKARKGLKILILEDDGSISRVTKNVVYKEVFDNI, from the exons ATGAAAGGGAAGGTGGTGCTACCCTTTTTATCAAAACCACCTCTGTTATTATATAATTTGGTTCACGGTATTGATTTGCGATCCAAGCACTTCAAAGATAATATTAGAGCATATAATAGTATGTTTGCTTTCACTTCAATTGGTGGGAAGGTAGAATCAGCTGTGAACAATGGTGGGGGACCTCCACAATTTGTTTTGAGTGGACAAAATTATCACCGAATAGGTACCCTCTTACCTGATTCAGGATCTGCCCCAAAATTTGCTCAGTTGTACATTTATGACACGCAAAATGAAATTTCGAATAGAATGGAGCCTTTCCT GTCTGGCAGGAATGGTGATAACTTGGATATGTCATTAGTTGATGATTTGAAGCAAATGATTGATGAGCATAATATGCTAGCAAAATCATTTCGAAAGGTGCGGGATCATATCATGTCAAACGAATCTTCAACATTTGCCTTAAGACTTTTTAGGAAAAGAGGTAAAGATCCCATAACATATAATTTGCCTACATGTGATGAGATTGCAGCACTTATTGTGGGGGATTTTGACAGTATTGAAGTTGGTAGAGAtattattgttaaaaaaaatgggGTTCTATCTCGGATTCATGAAACTCATACCTCTTTCATTCCCTTACAATATCCATTGATTTTTCATTATGGGGAAGATGGGTGGCAAGAAGACATTCCGTTAAGTGGTATTTCCGCAACATCTAGCTCTCGATTGAAACCGCGTGTCACTTTGAGGGACTTTATATCATTTAGGATTCAGGAAAGAGATATGGAGCATGGTAATGTGGTTTTAGGTAGGAGACTATTTCAACAGTTTTTGGTGGATTGTTTTACTATGATAGAATCTCAGAGGCTTTCATTTATTCGAAACAATCAGAAAATCATTCGAGCAGACTTTTTGAATGGACTTGAGGAAGCTATGACTAGAGGAGAAACTGATCCAGGGTCTTTAGGAAAGCGTATTGTTTTGCCCTCATCATTTATGGGTGGAAGACGTTATATGTTTGATTGCTGTCAAAATGCAATGGCTATTTGTAAGCGCTATGGTTATCCTGATCTCTTCATAACTGTTACTTGCAATTCTACGTGGAAAGAAATTGATAGGTTTGTCCGAGCAAGAAATGTCAGAGCAGATGAAAGGCCAGATGTATGTTGTCGAGTGTTTAGAATGAAACTTCATCATTTAATGGTAACTTTGAAGAGTGGGGAAATATTTGGATCCGTAGATGCAG GCATGTACACTATTGAATTTCAGAAGCGAGGGTTACCTCATGCACATATTCTACTATGGCTTTCAAAGGAGAACAAGGTAGTCACAACTCTTGATATTGATAAATGCATTTCTGCTGAGATTCCTGACCCTAATTTATATCCTAAATTGAACAAAGTTGTGTCTACCTATATGTTGCATGGTCCTTGTGgttatggttttcaaaaatccCCTTGCATGGTTTATGGTAAGTGCAGCAAGTTTTTTCCCAAAAAATTTCAAGAGAGCACTATTATTGATGAAGATGGTTATCCAATTTATAAAAGGAGAGACACAGGTGTGTATGTTGAGAAGAAAGGTATACGAATGGACAATAGTTATGTAGTTCCCTATAATCCGCAATTACTTATGTTATACAATGGTCACATCAACGTAGAATACTGCAACAAATCCAATGCAATCAAATATCTCTTTAAGTATGTTAGTAAAGGCCCTGATCGAGTAAATGTTGAGATATGCAATGAGAAAGAAGATGGGGTTGAACCTGAGTTGAAAGATGAAATCaagcaatattatgattgtaGATATCTTACCCCATGTGAGGCAGTGTGGAGAACCTTTAAATACTACATTCATGTGAAGTGGCCTGCTGTATTGAAAGTTACTTTTCATCTCCAGGATAATCAAAGTATTTGTTTTAAAGATGATGACAATTTGCAGTACATTGTGGAAAAGGCTGTTGAAAAAGACACAATGTTCTTAGCTTGGATGCGAGCAAATGCCCAATTTGATGAGGGGAAGGCTTTAACATATGCTGAGTTCCCATCATATTTTGTCTACAATGAGGATTCTCATACATGGCATCctaggaaaaaaatatattctattGGGAGACTTCAATATATCCCCCATGGTGTTGGGGAGCTCTATTATTTGAGAATTCTATTAACTCGCCAAAAAGGTTGCACAACTTGGGAAAGTATTCGTACTATTGAAGATGTTGTGTATCCTTCTTTTCATGATGCGTGTTATGCGCTGGGATTGCTAGCTGATGACAGAGAATTTATAGATGCTATTGTTGAAGCTAATGATTTGGCCTCAG GAAATCAGCTTCGGAAATTCTTTGTTATGTTGCTTACAACAAACACTATGAGCAAACCCGATTTCGTCTGGGAGAAGTCTTGGTTTTTATTGTCCAACGGAATTGTATATGAGAGGCGGAAAAAGCTATGTATTCCAG ATCTTCATATAAACGATGAAGATTTAAAAAATCTTTGTTTAATAGAATTGGAGAAACTATTGCACTTGAATGGGAAGTCATTAAAAGATTATCCTTGCATCCCGTTTCTAGTATTATTTGATGAGTGTCAGTATGAGAACAAGTTTGTAGCTGATGAGTTAAATTATGACAAATCTCAAATGACGATTTTGCACACCTCCTTAATGAAGTCATTGAATATCGAACAACATAAGATATACAATATTATCATGAAAGCAGTATTGTCTGATTCTGGAGGTATGTATTTTTTATATGGATTTGGAGGTACTGGAAAAACTTATTTGTGGAACACTTTATCTGCAGCAATTAGGGCTCAAGGTTTAATTGTTCTTAATGTTGCATCGAGTGGGATTGCTTCTTTACTTCTCCCTGGGGGAAGGACTGCACATTCTAGGTTTTCCATACCCATTTCTATCAATGATTGCTCTACTTGCAATGTGGTGCAAGGTTCTCTTAAAGCCGAGTTGCTTCAGCAAACAAGCTTGATAATATGGGACGAAGCACCAATGTCAAATAGATTTTGTTTCGAAGTATTAGATCGCACATTAAATGACCTTATGAAGTCTCATTCAAGGCTTTATAATGAAAAGCCTTTTGGTGGTAAAGTTGTTGTGCTTGGAGGTGATTTTCGTCAAATTCTACCTGTTATTCCTAAAGGAAGTCGTTGTGAAATTGTGAATGCTACAATTAATTCTTCCTACCTTTGGAAGCAATGTTGTGTTCTTAGACTTACCAAAAACATGAGGCTTACAACTTCACAATCTGCACATGAAAATCTCGAGATTAAAAAGTTTGCTGATTGGCTCTTGGACATTGGTGATGGAAAGTTGAATAGAAGTAGTGATGGGGAATCCACCATTGAGATTCCAAAAGACCTTCTTATTCTTGAATCTGAAAATCCAATACAAAGTTTAATTGATTTTTCATATCCTTTTATGTTGGATAATTTGGAAaggaaaaattataaattttttgaGGAGAGAGCTATCTTGGCACCAACTTTAGAAAGTGTTGAAGTTGTTAACAATGAAATGTTGTGCAAAATTCCGGGGTGTGTCAAAGAATACTTGAGTTGTGATAGTACTTGCAAATCTGATGAAGACTCCGAAATTGAAGCAGAGTGGTTTACAAGTGAGTTTCTTAATAACATTAAATGTTCTGGCATTCCTAATcataaattacttttgaaagTAGGGGTTCCCATTATGTTGTTGCGTAACATAGACCAAGCTGGAGGTCTTTGTAATGGGACGCGTATGGTTGTCAAAGGATTGGGCAAAAATGTTATTGTTGCGAATGTTGTGTCTGGAAAGCAGCTAGGGGAAAAAGTCCTTATTTCTAGAATGGATTTGGTACCAACAGATTCTGGGTCGCCTTTCAAGTTTGTTAGGAGACAATTTCCCATCTCattatgttttgcaatgacaattaacaaaagtcaaggtCAGATTCTTTCCCATGTTGGACTCTACTTGCCAAAACCAGTGTTTACTCATGGCCAGTTGTATGTTGCTTTATCTCGGGTTAAGGCAAGGAAAGGATTAAAAATTTTGATATTAGAGGATGATGGATCAATTTCAAGGGTCACGAAAAATGTTGTCTACAAGGAAGTCTTTGACAATATATGA
- the LOC130746629 gene encoding uncharacterized protein LOC130746629 isoform X2 has protein sequence MKGKVVLPFLSKPPLLLYNLVHGIDLRSKHFKDNIRAYNSMFAFTSIGGKVESAVNNGGGPPQFVLSGQNYHRIGTLLPDSGSAPKFAQLYIYDTQNEISNRMEPFLSGRNGDNLDMSLVDDLKQMIDEHNMLAKSFRKVRDHIMSNESSTFALRLFRKRGKDPITYNLPTCDEIAALIVGDFDSIEVGRDIIVKKNGVLSRIHETHTSFIPLQYPLIFHYGEDGWQEDIPLSGISATSSSRLKPRVTLRDFISFRIQERDMEHGNVVLGRRLFQQFLVDCFTMIESQRLSFIRNNQKIIRADFLNGLEEAMTRGETDPGSLGKRIVLPSSFMGGRRYMFDCCQNAMAICKRYGYPDLFITVTCNSTWKEIDRFVRARNVRADERPDVCCRVFRMKLHHLMVTLKSGEIFGSVDAGMYTIEFQKRGLPHAHILLWLSKENKDNQSICFKDDDNLQYIVEKAVEKDTMFLAWMRANAQFDEGKALTYAEFPSYFVYNEDSHTWHPRKKIYSIGRLQYIPHGVGELYYLRILLTRQKGCTTWESIRTIEDVVYPSFHDACYALGLLADDREFIDAIVEANDLASGNQLRKFFVMLLTTNTMSKPDFVWEKSWFLLSNGIVYERRKKLCIPDLHINDEDLKNLCLIELEKLLHLNGKSLKDYPCIPFLVLFDECQYENKFVADELNYDKSQMTILHTSLMKSLNIEQHKIYNIIMKAVLSDSGGMYFLYGFGGTGKTYLWNTLSAAIRAQGLIVLNVASSGIASLLLPGGRTAHSRFSIPISINDCSTCNVVQGSLKAELLQQTSLIIWDEAPMSNRFCFEVLDRTLNDLMKSHSRLYNEKPFGGKVVVLGGDFRQILPVIPKGSRCEIVNATINSSYLWKQCCVLRLTKNMRLTTSQSAHENLEIKKFADWLLDIGDGKLNRSSDGESTIEIPKDLLILESENPIQSLIDFSYPFMLDNLERKNYKFFEERAILAPTLESVEVVNNEMLCKIPGCVKEYLSCDSTCKSDEDSEIEAEWFTSEFLNNIKCSGIPNHKLLLKVGVPIMLLRNIDQAGGLCNGTRMVVKGLGKNVIVANVVSGKQLGEKVLISRMDLVPTDSGSPFKFVRRQFPISLCFAMTINKSQGQILSHVGLYLPKPVFTHGQLYVALSRVKARKGLKILILEDDGSISRVTKNVVYKEVFDNI, from the exons ATGAAAGGGAAGGTGGTGCTACCCTTTTTATCAAAACCACCTCTGTTATTATATAATTTGGTTCACGGTATTGATTTGCGATCCAAGCACTTCAAAGATAATATTAGAGCATATAATAGTATGTTTGCTTTCACTTCAATTGGTGGGAAGGTAGAATCAGCTGTGAACAATGGTGGGGGACCTCCACAATTTGTTTTGAGTGGACAAAATTATCACCGAATAGGTACCCTCTTACCTGATTCAGGATCTGCCCCAAAATTTGCTCAGTTGTACATTTATGACACGCAAAATGAAATTTCGAATAGAATGGAGCCTTTCCT GTCTGGCAGGAATGGTGATAACTTGGATATGTCATTAGTTGATGATTTGAAGCAAATGATTGATGAGCATAATATGCTAGCAAAATCATTTCGAAAGGTGCGGGATCATATCATGTCAAACGAATCTTCAACATTTGCCTTAAGACTTTTTAGGAAAAGAGGTAAAGATCCCATAACATATAATTTGCCTACATGTGATGAGATTGCAGCACTTATTGTGGGGGATTTTGACAGTATTGAAGTTGGTAGAGAtattattgttaaaaaaaatgggGTTCTATCTCGGATTCATGAAACTCATACCTCTTTCATTCCCTTACAATATCCATTGATTTTTCATTATGGGGAAGATGGGTGGCAAGAAGACATTCCGTTAAGTGGTATTTCCGCAACATCTAGCTCTCGATTGAAACCGCGTGTCACTTTGAGGGACTTTATATCATTTAGGATTCAGGAAAGAGATATGGAGCATGGTAATGTGGTTTTAGGTAGGAGACTATTTCAACAGTTTTTGGTGGATTGTTTTACTATGATAGAATCTCAGAGGCTTTCATTTATTCGAAACAATCAGAAAATCATTCGAGCAGACTTTTTGAATGGACTTGAGGAAGCTATGACTAGAGGAGAAACTGATCCAGGGTCTTTAGGAAAGCGTATTGTTTTGCCCTCATCATTTATGGGTGGAAGACGTTATATGTTTGATTGCTGTCAAAATGCAATGGCTATTTGTAAGCGCTATGGTTATCCTGATCTCTTCATAACTGTTACTTGCAATTCTACGTGGAAAGAAATTGATAGGTTTGTCCGAGCAAGAAATGTCAGAGCAGATGAAAGGCCAGATGTATGTTGTCGAGTGTTTAGAATGAAACTTCATCATTTAATGGTAACTTTGAAGAGTGGGGAAATATTTGGATCCGTAGATGCAG GCATGTACACTATTGAATTTCAGAAGCGAGGGTTACCTCATGCACATATTCTACTATGGCTTTCAAAGGAGAACAAG GATAATCAAAGTATTTGTTTTAAAGATGATGACAATTTGCAGTACATTGTGGAAAAGGCTGTTGAAAAAGACACAATGTTCTTAGCTTGGATGCGAGCAAATGCCCAATTTGATGAGGGGAAGGCTTTAACATATGCTGAGTTCCCATCATATTTTGTCTACAATGAGGATTCTCATACATGGCATCctaggaaaaaaatatattctattGGGAGACTTCAATATATCCCCCATGGTGTTGGGGAGCTCTATTATTTGAGAATTCTATTAACTCGCCAAAAAGGTTGCACAACTTGGGAAAGTATTCGTACTATTGAAGATGTTGTGTATCCTTCTTTTCATGATGCGTGTTATGCGCTGGGATTGCTAGCTGATGACAGAGAATTTATAGATGCTATTGTTGAAGCTAATGATTTGGCCTCAG GAAATCAGCTTCGGAAATTCTTTGTTATGTTGCTTACAACAAACACTATGAGCAAACCCGATTTCGTCTGGGAGAAGTCTTGGTTTTTATTGTCCAACGGAATTGTATATGAGAGGCGGAAAAAGCTATGTATTCCAG ATCTTCATATAAACGATGAAGATTTAAAAAATCTTTGTTTAATAGAATTGGAGAAACTATTGCACTTGAATGGGAAGTCATTAAAAGATTATCCTTGCATCCCGTTTCTAGTATTATTTGATGAGTGTCAGTATGAGAACAAGTTTGTAGCTGATGAGTTAAATTATGACAAATCTCAAATGACGATTTTGCACACCTCCTTAATGAAGTCATTGAATATCGAACAACATAAGATATACAATATTATCATGAAAGCAGTATTGTCTGATTCTGGAGGTATGTATTTTTTATATGGATTTGGAGGTACTGGAAAAACTTATTTGTGGAACACTTTATCTGCAGCAATTAGGGCTCAAGGTTTAATTGTTCTTAATGTTGCATCGAGTGGGATTGCTTCTTTACTTCTCCCTGGGGGAAGGACTGCACATTCTAGGTTTTCCATACCCATTTCTATCAATGATTGCTCTACTTGCAATGTGGTGCAAGGTTCTCTTAAAGCCGAGTTGCTTCAGCAAACAAGCTTGATAATATGGGACGAAGCACCAATGTCAAATAGATTTTGTTTCGAAGTATTAGATCGCACATTAAATGACCTTATGAAGTCTCATTCAAGGCTTTATAATGAAAAGCCTTTTGGTGGTAAAGTTGTTGTGCTTGGAGGTGATTTTCGTCAAATTCTACCTGTTATTCCTAAAGGAAGTCGTTGTGAAATTGTGAATGCTACAATTAATTCTTCCTACCTTTGGAAGCAATGTTGTGTTCTTAGACTTACCAAAAACATGAGGCTTACAACTTCACAATCTGCACATGAAAATCTCGAGATTAAAAAGTTTGCTGATTGGCTCTTGGACATTGGTGATGGAAAGTTGAATAGAAGTAGTGATGGGGAATCCACCATTGAGATTCCAAAAGACCTTCTTATTCTTGAATCTGAAAATCCAATACAAAGTTTAATTGATTTTTCATATCCTTTTATGTTGGATAATTTGGAAaggaaaaattataaattttttgaGGAGAGAGCTATCTTGGCACCAACTTTAGAAAGTGTTGAAGTTGTTAACAATGAAATGTTGTGCAAAATTCCGGGGTGTGTCAAAGAATACTTGAGTTGTGATAGTACTTGCAAATCTGATGAAGACTCCGAAATTGAAGCAGAGTGGTTTACAAGTGAGTTTCTTAATAACATTAAATGTTCTGGCATTCCTAATcataaattacttttgaaagTAGGGGTTCCCATTATGTTGTTGCGTAACATAGACCAAGCTGGAGGTCTTTGTAATGGGACGCGTATGGTTGTCAAAGGATTGGGCAAAAATGTTATTGTTGCGAATGTTGTGTCTGGAAAGCAGCTAGGGGAAAAAGTCCTTATTTCTAGAATGGATTTGGTACCAACAGATTCTGGGTCGCCTTTCAAGTTTGTTAGGAGACAATTTCCCATCTCattatgttttgcaatgacaattaacaaaagtcaaggtCAGATTCTTTCCCATGTTGGACTCTACTTGCCAAAACCAGTGTTTACTCATGGCCAGTTGTATGTTGCTTTATCTCGGGTTAAGGCAAGGAAAGGATTAAAAATTTTGATATTAGAGGATGATGGATCAATTTCAAGGGTCACGAAAAATGTTGTCTACAAGGAAGTCTTTGACAATATATGA
- the LOC130746630 gene encoding replication protein A 70 kDa DNA-binding subunit E-like isoform X1, producing the protein MNGVFHDVSELRSGKEQWRIMVKVIRIWYSKGFASSKLPLSLECVLIDDKGNKIHANIKKTLMYKFEKLLVEGNVYSLSGFVLVDNTGDYKTTRHNYKICFMFKTEVRPMNQFTMDVFPYTFVSFPQILSPDYDGNYLVDVIGILTGVGVEREIVTNGKKSKMNVVEIDSEGMRIECALFGVYVDELTNFLGGGELNYPVVIIQFAKVKSFQGNNSFQNVHGATKILFDPVFPASEELKRRSLSQLTDSKTVSGEDDFLVLTARKTIAALKDLKKDCVCILYATICPVEEDVEWWYTACRCNRKVYADEKMYFCEGCNRHVLAVYPRYRLQLRVEDDSGCCNLVLFDKEASYLVGKSCTEVVESFEKGEGPNEVPDEFARFIGTDALFKIEVKNYHGQRFERSRFESSYRVKRVCTDEAIIQKFQSLQLEQTVGASSSRMPVTPQSIMKHEDVAKDLMDEFVVASGDKSPETPLCVTSPTIDLAGDTQDIINSKRSSSADEEEVPNVIASKKKGQPKMKKDKK; encoded by the exons ATGAATGGTGTTTTTCATGATGTTTCCGAGCTTCGTTCTGGAAAGGAGCAGTGGAGGATTATGGTGAAGGTCATTCGTATTTGGTATAGTAAAGGATTTGCCTCATCGAAGCTTCCCCTCTCCCTTGAGTGTGTTTTGATTGATGACAAG GGTAACAAGATCCATGCGAATATCAAAAAGACTTTGATGTACAAGTTCGAAAAGTTATTAGTTGAGGGTAATGTCTACAGTCTGTCTGGGTTTGTTCTGGTTGATAATACTGGGGACTACAAGACCACTAGACACAACTATAAGATATGCTTCATGTTCAAAACTGAAGTGCGCCCTATGAACCAGTTTACCATGGATGTGTTTCCGTACACATTTGTATCATTTCCCCAGATTTTGTCACCCGATTATGATGGAAATTATTTAGTAG ATGTGATCGGTATCTTAACTGGAGTTGGGGTTGAGAGGGAAATTGTTACCAATGGGAAGAAATCTAAGATGAATGTAGTTGAGATTGATTCCGAAGG GATGAGGATTGAATGTGCCCTGTTCGGAGTCTATGTTGATGAGCTTACAAATTTCCTTGGTGGTGGTGAACTGAATTACCCTGTAGTTATCATTCAGTTTGCGAAGGTGAAATCATTTCAGGGGAATAATAGTTTTCAAAATGTGCATGGTGCTACAAAGATATTGTTTGATCCTGTGTTTCCCGCATCTGAAGAGTTGAAGAGAAG GTCTCTTAGTCAGTTGACTGATTCTAAAACTGTGTCTGGTGAGGATGATTTTTTGGTGCTGACTGCTAGGAAGACGATTGCCGCTTTGAAGGATTTGAAAAAG GATTGTGTTTGTATTTTGTATGCCACCATTTGCCCTGTAGAAGAAGATGTTGAGTGGTGGTATACCGCATGTAGGTGCAACCGGAAGGTTTATGCTGATGAAAAAATGTACTTCTGCGAGGGTTGTAATCGTCATGTGCTTGCTGTATATCCTAG GTATCGGTTGCAGTTAAGGGTGGAAGACGATTCTGGTTGTTGCAATTTGGTTCTATTTGACAAGGAGGCTTCCTATTTGGTTGGGAAATCATGCACTGAAGTTGTTGAATCCTTTGAGAAG GGTGAAGGCCCTAATGAGGTTCCTGATGAATTTGCAAGATTCATTGGCACTGATGCCCTGTTCAAGATAGAGGTTAAGAATTATCACGGCCAAAGGTTTGAGCGTTCCCGTTTTGAATCATCCTACCGTGTTAAGCGTGTGTGTACCGATGAAGCCATTATACAAAAGTTCCAATCTTTGCAGTTAGAACAAACT GTTGGCGCTTCTTCCAGTCGCATGCCTGTTACACCGCAGTCTATTATGAAGCATGAAGATGTAGCCAAG GATCTGATGGATGAATTTGTGGTTGCATCTGGTGACAAGTCTCCTGAAACTCCTTTATGTGTCACATCTCCCACTATTGATCTGGCTGGAGATACTCAGGACATTATTAATTCCAAGAGAAGTTCTTCAGCAGATGAGGAAGAGGTCCCGAATGTGATTGCAAGTAAGAAGAAGGGTCAGCCTAAgatgaagaaggacaagaagtgA
- the LOC130746630 gene encoding replication protein A 70 kDa DNA-binding subunit A-like isoform X2 has protein sequence MNGVFHDVSELRSGKEQWRIMVKVIRIWYSKGFASSKLPLSLECVLIDDKGNKIHANIKKTLMYKFEKLLVEGNVYSLSGFVLVDNTGDYKTTRHNYKICFMFKTEVRPMNQFTMDVFPYTFVSFPQILSPDYDGNYLVDVIGILTGVGVEREIVTNGKKSKMNVVEIDSEGMRIECALFGVYVDELTNFLGGGELNYPVVIIQFAKVKSFQGNNSFQNVHGATKILFDPVFPASEELKRRKTIAALKDLKKDCVCILYATICPVEEDVEWWYTACRCNRKVYADEKMYFCEGCNRHVLAVYPRYRLQLRVEDDSGCCNLVLFDKEASYLVGKSCTEVVESFEKGEGPNEVPDEFARFIGTDALFKIEVKNYHGQRFERSRFESSYRVKRVCTDEAIIQKFQSLQLEQTVGASSSRMPVTPQSIMKHEDVAKDLMDEFVVASGDKSPETPLCVTSPTIDLAGDTQDIINSKRSSSADEEEVPNVIASKKKGQPKMKKDKK, from the exons ATGAATGGTGTTTTTCATGATGTTTCCGAGCTTCGTTCTGGAAAGGAGCAGTGGAGGATTATGGTGAAGGTCATTCGTATTTGGTATAGTAAAGGATTTGCCTCATCGAAGCTTCCCCTCTCCCTTGAGTGTGTTTTGATTGATGACAAG GGTAACAAGATCCATGCGAATATCAAAAAGACTTTGATGTACAAGTTCGAAAAGTTATTAGTTGAGGGTAATGTCTACAGTCTGTCTGGGTTTGTTCTGGTTGATAATACTGGGGACTACAAGACCACTAGACACAACTATAAGATATGCTTCATGTTCAAAACTGAAGTGCGCCCTATGAACCAGTTTACCATGGATGTGTTTCCGTACACATTTGTATCATTTCCCCAGATTTTGTCACCCGATTATGATGGAAATTATTTAGTAG ATGTGATCGGTATCTTAACTGGAGTTGGGGTTGAGAGGGAAATTGTTACCAATGGGAAGAAATCTAAGATGAATGTAGTTGAGATTGATTCCGAAGG GATGAGGATTGAATGTGCCCTGTTCGGAGTCTATGTTGATGAGCTTACAAATTTCCTTGGTGGTGGTGAACTGAATTACCCTGTAGTTATCATTCAGTTTGCGAAGGTGAAATCATTTCAGGGGAATAATAGTTTTCAAAATGTGCATGGTGCTACAAAGATATTGTTTGATCCTGTGTTTCCCGCATCTGAAGAGTTGAAGAGAAG GAAGACGATTGCCGCTTTGAAGGATTTGAAAAAG GATTGTGTTTGTATTTTGTATGCCACCATTTGCCCTGTAGAAGAAGATGTTGAGTGGTGGTATACCGCATGTAGGTGCAACCGGAAGGTTTATGCTGATGAAAAAATGTACTTCTGCGAGGGTTGTAATCGTCATGTGCTTGCTGTATATCCTAG GTATCGGTTGCAGTTAAGGGTGGAAGACGATTCTGGTTGTTGCAATTTGGTTCTATTTGACAAGGAGGCTTCCTATTTGGTTGGGAAATCATGCACTGAAGTTGTTGAATCCTTTGAGAAG GGTGAAGGCCCTAATGAGGTTCCTGATGAATTTGCAAGATTCATTGGCACTGATGCCCTGTTCAAGATAGAGGTTAAGAATTATCACGGCCAAAGGTTTGAGCGTTCCCGTTTTGAATCATCCTACCGTGTTAAGCGTGTGTGTACCGATGAAGCCATTATACAAAAGTTCCAATCTTTGCAGTTAGAACAAACT GTTGGCGCTTCTTCCAGTCGCATGCCTGTTACACCGCAGTCTATTATGAAGCATGAAGATGTAGCCAAG GATCTGATGGATGAATTTGTGGTTGCATCTGGTGACAAGTCTCCTGAAACTCCTTTATGTGTCACATCTCCCACTATTGATCTGGCTGGAGATACTCAGGACATTATTAATTCCAAGAGAAGTTCTTCAGCAGATGAGGAAGAGGTCCCGAATGTGATTGCAAGTAAGAAGAAGGGTCAGCCTAAgatgaagaaggacaagaagtgA